In Balearica regulorum gibbericeps isolate bBalReg1 chromosome 2, bBalReg1.pri, whole genome shotgun sequence, one DNA window encodes the following:
- the HSBP1L1 gene encoding heat shock factor-binding protein 1-like protein 1 — protein sequence MAAADPPGAGDLSQLADNLLHQLQENLQALTEKITLRMEEMGERIDDLEKHVADLMTEAGIENTDGELRH from the exons ATGGCGGCCGCCGACCCGCCCGGCGCCGGGGACCTCTCGCAGCTG gCGGATAATCTACTGCATCAGCTGCAGGAGAATTTGCAAGCTCTGACCGAAAAGATAACGCTGAGAA TGGAAGAAATGGGCGAGCGTATTGATGATCTTGAGAAGCATGTTGCTGACCTGATGACAGAGGCTGGGATAGAAAACACGGATGGAGAGTTGAGA CACTGA
- the TXNL4A gene encoding thioredoxin-like protein 4A isoform X2 — MYELYDPCTVMFFFRNKHIMIDLGTGNNNKINWAMEDKQEMIDIIETVYRGARKGRGLVVSPKDYSTKYRY; from the exons ATGTACGAGTTGTACGATCCCTGTACCgtcatgtttttcttcag GAACAAACACATCATGATTGATTTAGGTACAGGTAATAACAACAAGATCAACTGGGCAATGGAAGATAAGCAAGAGATGATTGACATTATAGAAACTGTTTATAGAGGAGCCCGCAAAGGTCGAGGTTTGGTGGTATCGCCAAAAGATTATTCCACTAAATACAGATACTGA